TAACCTATTATACACTATTCAACCATTTGTTGCTCAtaccctcgtcctcgtcctcgtcctcatccatGCGCCCATATGGGTCATCGCTCATACCTCGGCAGTGGCTCTGAGCCTGCTGCATGGTGGCTGGGTTGGCCagcgcctgcttctgtaCTGTAGCTATACTGCTGGCCGTAGTCGTTCTCGTCTGTCaagaccggcgccgacggttCAGCAACGTCGGCTGGCGGTGCCGATGAGCTGGGTCCGGCATCGTAGTCATCTGGAAACTCGGGTGGCGCGCTGGCTTCGTTCAGCAACCGTTGCCGCTCAAGTTCCTGTTTGTCTTCTGTTCGTGCCTCGCGCGATGTCGAAATATCATCAagcgtcggcgccgacggctgATCCCCAACCCCGTTGCTTCCTTGGTGCGCTTGTGATTCGGATGGAGGCTCATCCTCAGCATCGTAGATGTTGGGCTCCGGCTCCGATGCCCCTGACGGGCCAGCCTCTCCCCTTTGAGGCGGCCGGCTCGGTAAAAGCCTCTCTTCTTGCCTCCGTGCTCGTTCTTTCTCCGTCAAACCACCCTCATCTGGGACTTGTGGAGGAGGCACGTAGGCCGGGGCTTGCACCTCATCTGGCGGACTCGTAGGCTGTATCATGATGGTGGGTTGTCGACCAAGCGGCCCCGGCATTTGAGGGGTGGGTTGCGGCCAGTAGCTCTCACCGTCATCTCCgtggatgtcgtcgacgggccAGGGGCTAGAAGCCTCTTCCCTGCTAAGGGACCTTTCGCGCATCTGCAATGTACGCAACGTGTTACTCCGCCCGCGCAGCCTCGTGCTGTCTGTTGTGCCCAGAATCACCTCGAAAACGACCGATATCACTCCTTTTTCACGTCGTAGGCGATCCGTGTCTATCACGTTGCCCCCCCATGAGGTAAGGGCCGCGTTGTTGCCATCGGTCGCGCCAGAACCAGGCGCGTACTGTGCCACTCTCGACTGGCCACCCCCTTGGAGCTGGCTAGCAAGCCTGCCGCCCAAATCGACCAGGACCTCCACTTGGTATTTGAAGCTCACCATGTCGCCGGGCACGCCTTTGATAGTCGGAAAGACGTCTTCTGGTACCTTGAACGATGCCGTCACCGTTGTTTCCATTGTTGCCGGATCGATAATCAGAGGAGCGACAGACTGGGACAGATCTTTTCGGAAAACGCTGAGCGACGACGTGGAGGTTAACGAAAGACCGCCCAAACCTGTTCGCGACCGTGGATAGTAGTCTTCCTTCGCAAGCTTGCGGGCCTCTTCCTTGGACATGATGTCGGCGAACATGGAAGCGGGCGGCGCTGTGTCGACCCTGCCTTGCCGATACATCGTGACGATGACACCATGCATGCTCTTGATCCGCTTGATATGCTGGACCGAAACCTTTACTGATACCGTATCGCCCGGCAACGCGCCACCCTTAAGCATCTCGATCGTAGCCGTGATTGTTTTCTCGTCGACTGCTTGCATTTTGGAATTTGACAATGAGCTGCTGGCGAATTGAGGCTCCGCCCGGGCTAGACTAATGCCTGTGCTAGAGCTGACAGTGCTGTCGCCGCTGACTTCACTCTGCATATCTGTATGCGTTGGGCTCCGTGGATGATCTAGCGGATCGTGCGGAGATTCCTCTGTCGGTGCTGGTGAGTCGATGGCACGCTCAGCATCATGGTGTTCCGCGTCGGAGCCATTCTCGGTCGCATCCAAGGCGAGGGACGCCTTGTCAGCACCGGTGGTCCTTCTACGCCTTGACTTCTTGGATATCGGCTCGAGATAGATGGTCCGGGGGCGGGGAGGCGCCAGGGATCCAATATCTATTTTCTCAACCAGCTGAATCTTCCGATCGCAAGATGACGTGGGCGATATCGAGGTCGGGCGCGTGAGAGTCGCTGTGATCATGTAGGAAATCGTGCCTCGTTCAAACTGAGAGTGGCGATGCGTCAGCACTGCGTTTCCTTGCGTCAACCGAGGGGACAGGTCATACATCAATACTACTAGGCAGGCCCTTTTCAGGGAAGACTAAATCGAAGTTGAATTCATATTTCCCGGCCTCCAACCTCCCCTCACCGCTGAGCACCTGCTCATCTTGAAAGAGTGAGGCGTAGCCATTGCCGTGATACTGTGCCGACGTCCGACCGGACAGGGCAGGCTTCGCGACGGGGGGCTCGCTGACGGCTGGCCCCTTGTGCACGCGAACGTA
The DNA window shown above is from Colletotrichum destructivum chromosome 2, complete sequence and carries:
- a CDS encoding Putative arrestin-like, immunoglobulin E-set, with product MGAYSHSNGSVEETTSSTRSFFSRLALPGRSRSRNLADFHVRPDDPHRQYSAGDHVHGAVVLTVVKPVRITHLTVALHGYVRVHKGPAVSEPPVAKPALSGRTSAQYHGNGYASLFQDEQVLSGEGRLEAGKYEFNFDLVFPEKGLPSSIDFERGTISYMITATLTRPTSISPTSSCDRKIQLVEKIDIGSLAPPRPRTIYLEPISKKSRRRRTTGADKASLALDATENGSDAEHHDAERAIDSPAPTEESPHDPLDHPRSPTHTDMQSEVSGDSTVSSSTGISLARAEPQFASSSLSNSKMQAVDEKTITATIEMLKGGALPGDTVSVKVSVQHIKRIKSMHGVIVTMYRQGRVDTAPPASMFADIMSKEEARKLAKEDYYPRSRTGLGGLSLTSTSSLSVFRKDLSQSVAPLIIDPATMETTVTASFKVPEDVFPTIKGVPGDMVSFKYQVEVLVDLGGRLASQLQGGGQSRVAQYAPGSGATDGNNAALTSWGGNVIDTDRLRREKGVISVVFEVILGTTDSTRLRGRSNTLRTLQMRERSLSREEASSPWPVDDIHGDDGESYWPQPTPQMPGPLGRQPTIMIQPTSPPDEVQAPAYVPPPQVPDEGGLTEKERARRQEERLLPSRPPQRGEAGPSGASEPEPNIYDAEDEPPSESQAHQGSNGVGDQPSAPTLDDISTSREARTEDKQELERQRLLNEASAPPEFPDDYDAGPSSSAPPADVAEPSAPVLTDENDYGQQYSYSTEAGAGQPSHHAAGSEPLPRYER